From a region of the Tachysurus fulvidraco isolate hzauxx_2018 chromosome 5, HZAU_PFXX_2.0, whole genome shotgun sequence genome:
- the znf648 gene encoding zinc finger protein 648, whose translation MAENSNSLKPDIFNDKAYVSKRSIRKTLINKIRYIPIERELTTNAKVSPSPAGSGSDMNPVGCDAQQELNECKNVIENQKFGSAPEEVSNFASLRLKLEEDWTEFELAPAPETQQDITVDKNVAKQSRKHEPNSEPKQTGKPHYVFTAMKKRSIEGDAENRPYKCPYCSWAFKKSSNLLSHMETHSGLKPHVCELCGKAYAHQGTLQQHKRLHTGERPYSCPFCDKTYTWSSDHRKHIRTHTGEKPYICTECGKEFVRSSDLRKHERNMHTNNKPFLCRACGKTFNKPLALLRHERTHLGERPFICSDCGKTFALPSRLAEHQKVHSGLRPHVCPICTKAFTKSSNLTEHLSVHTGFRPHTCAECGVSFAMPSRLLRHQRTHAARRLQQVLQPPL comes from the coding sequence ATGGCAGAAAATTCTAACAGCTTGAAGCCAGACATCTTCAATGATAAAGCCTATGTGTCAAAAAGAAGCATCAGAAAGaccttaattaataaaatacgGTATATACCAATAGAGAGGGAACTCACCACTAATGCCAAGGTCTCACCGTCTCCTGCTGGCAGTGGCAGTGACATGAATCCAGTGGGCTGTGATGCACAGCAGGAACTGAATGAGTGTAAAAATGTTATTGAGAACCAGAAGTTTGGATCTGCGCCTGAGGAAGTGTCCAACTTTGCCAGCCTGAGGCTGAAACTTGAGGAAGACTGGACTGAATTTGAGTTGGCACCAGCTccagaaacacaacaggacatCACAGTAGATAAGAATGTAGCGAAGCAATCCAGGAAACATGAGCCAAATTCAGAACCAAAACAAACAGGCAAGCCACATTATGTTTTCACAGCTATGAAGAAGCGGAGCATAGAGGGAGATGCTGAAAACCGCCCTTACAAGTGCCCTTACTGCAGCTGGGCCTTCAAGAAATCCAGCAACCTACTGAGCCACATGGAGACGCACAGCGGGTTGAAGCCACACGTGTGCGAGCTGTGCGGAAAAGCTTACGCACATCAGGGCACCCTGCAGCAGCACAAGCGGCTACACACAGGTGAGCGGCCCTACAGCTGCCCATTCTGCGATAAGACCTACACATGGTCCTCTGACCATCGCAAGCACATCCGCACACACACTGGTGAGAAGCCATACATATGCACAGAGTGTGGCAAGGAATTTGTGCGCTCGTCGGACCTGCGCAAGCACGAGCGCAACATGCACACCAACAACAAGCCATTCTTGTGCCGTGCGTGTGGAAAGACCTTTAACAAACCTCTAGCATTGCTACGGCATGAGCGTACACATCTGGGTGAGCGGCCTTTCATTTGTTCAGACTGTGGCAAAACCTTTGCCCTTCCCTCCCGCCTGGCTGAGCACCAGAAAGTCCACAGTGGTTTGCGGCCTCACGTCTGCCCCATTTGCACAAAAGCCTTCACTAAGTCCTCAAACCTGACTGAACACCTAAGTGTGCACACCGGTTTCCGTCCACACACGTGTGCCGAGTGCGGTGTGTCTTTTGCCATGCCCTCACGCCTGCTACGGCACCAGCGCACACATGCAGCCCGACGACTGCAGCAGGTCCTTCAGCCACCACTTTAA